Proteins encoded by one window of Leopardus geoffroyi isolate Oge1 chromosome X, O.geoffroyi_Oge1_pat1.0, whole genome shotgun sequence:
- the GJB1 gene encoding gap junction beta-1 protein has product MNWTGLYTLLSGVNRHSTAIGRVWLSVIFIFRIMVLVVAAESVWGDEKSSFICNTLQPGCNSVCYDHFFPISHVRLWSLQLILVSTPALLVAMHVAHQQHIEKKMLRLEGHGDPLHLEEVKRHKVHISGTLWWTYVISVVFRLLFEAAFMYVFYLLYPGYAMVRLVKCEAYPCPNTVDCFVSRPTEKTVFTVFMLAASGICIILNVAEVVYLIIRACARRAQRRSNPPSRKGSGFGHRLSPEYKQNEINKLLSEQDGSLKDILRRSPGTGAGLAEKSDRCSAC; this is encoded by the coding sequence ATGAACTGGACAGGTTTGTACACCTTGCTCAGTGGCGTGAACCGGCATTCGACTGCCATTGGTCGGGTATGGCTCTCGGTCATCTTCATCTTCAGGATCATGGTGCTGGTGGTGGCTGCAGAGAGTGTGTGGGGTGATGAGAAGTCCTCCTTCATCTGCAACACCCTTCAGCCCGGCTGCAACAGCGTCTGCTACGACCACTTTTTCCCCATCTCCCACGTGCGGCTGTGGTCTCTGCAGCTGATCCTGGTCTCCACCCCGGCTCTTCTCGTAGCCATGCACGTGGCTCACCAGCAgcacatagaaaagaaaatgctgcGACTCGAGGGTCACGGGGACCCCCTCCACCTGGAGGAGGTGAAGAGGCACAAGGTCCACATCTCAGGGACACTGTGGTGGACCTATGTCATCAGCGTGGTCTTCCGGCTGCTGTTCGAGGCCGCCTTCATGTATGTCTTTTATCTGCTCTACCCGGGCTACGCCATGGTGCGGCTTGTCAAGTGTGAGGCCTACCCCTGCCCCAACACTGTGGACTGCTTCGTGTCCCGCCCCACTGAGAAAACCGTCTTCACTGTCTTTATGCTGGCCGCCTCTGGCATCTGCATCATCCTCAACGTGGCCGAGGTGGTGTACCTCATCATCCGGGCCTGCGCCCGCCGAGCCCAGCGCCGCTCCAATCCACCCTCCCGCAAGGGCTCAGGCTTTGGCCACCGCCTGTCACCTGAGTACAAGCAGAATGAGATCAATAAGCTGCTGAGTGAGCAGGACGGCTCCCTGAAAGACATACTGCGCCGCAGCCCGGGCACCGGGGCTGGGCTGGCTGAGAAGAGCGACCGCTGCTCGGCCTGCTGA